The Girardinichthys multiradiatus isolate DD_20200921_A chromosome 9, DD_fGirMul_XY1, whole genome shotgun sequence genome segment TAGGGTAAGGCTCAGAAACTGCTCAGCTGGATATGATCACAGTTCACAGCAAATAAAGGTGGAATGATCCCTTCGGATTCAGGGAGGAGCTTCTGTCTTGTAGAGGATGTTGTGTATCTTGTTCATGATGGaaggatggagcaggagatgaaTAGACGCACCAGGACCTCATCTGCATTAATTTGGAGGTTTTCCTGGTATAACTGCAGTCCAGCTCTCAGCAGATGGATGCATCGAAGCTGCAGCTTTCACCGCTGCAAAGATCCAAAAGTATATTGAGATCACATTTAATCAGGAGAGTTTGACTATCAGCAGTGAAACTGGTCCCACCATGGGACTTTTCTCTTTCTGGGGAGCTTTTAGCTTGCTCTGTGAGGGCCTTTTCAGGTGCAGCAGGTTCTGTCTTCAAactggctgaaatgagcttcttctaGTAAGGTGTCCTGGCTCTGCCTTATAGATGAGGTGAAGaagtaaatgtatttctttctttctttctgtctgtctttcttcctctctttctttctttctttctttctttctgtctttcttcctctctttctttctttctttctttcttcctgtctTTCTTCCTGTCTTTCTTCCTGTTGTTTCTAAGCTACTTGTGAACATCACACCATAAACCAGGAAGTTCATTTAAGTTGCATCAGCGATATCTGATCACTTCAGTCCTTCCTTGTCATAGATTACAGGAAATTCTGATAAATCAACGACTGCTTCAGTGAACATCTCTGAGGCGGGAACAGATTCACTTTGTCGGTACCAAAGGTCCAGCTGCAGGCGGCTTCAGTAAACCGGTACCTTGACAGAATGATGGGGTATTGTGGAAGATAAACTTGAAGCCACAGAGACTTCATTGATCAGAAATCTTTACTGATGAActtcaacatttttttcttcgGTTATATTATTTTAACCAAAACTCTGGTGAGGTGCTGTGTTGTGTAGCAAAAATGGACCAAGAACACATGGGCCTGCAAATAAAACCTTGTAAACAAGTCACTAAATGATGCACTCAGTGTTCACTCGATACAATCAATTTAAAATCAGACGATGAAAGAAAGACTAAATGTGAACTTTTCAACAGGGGCCTAAAAAGAAatacttttgttgttttttttgcatacAGCTGTGTCACATTGACTGCCAGGCCGAAGGCGGCATCCCATCATACTCCTTTGCCCTCATGGtcatcttcttcctgcagcAGAGGAAGGAGCCCGTCCTCCCCGTCTACCTGGGATCCTGGGTGAGTGCATCTGTTCACCTATTAAAAGCAGTTTCCTCAGCAGTTTGGTACATTGTAAAAATGTGCATTAGCTGTAAATCTAAAGCTTTGCCAGAAACCTTTAGATAAAAACACATCAGAGGTCTGGGAAAACCCCTCACTTCCTTCTTACAACTAATAAAGATCTAATAATTGATTAAATTGTTGAGGAAATCTCATTTTTTGAGCTCTCTTTTGCAAACACAGAATTAATAAGTAAGAACTGTTTGACGCTGCtggaaataaatgcattttgcgaatatattaattatttaaattcttgagtttaacaaataaattatgaaaaatgTTTGCTCTTAAACGTCATCTGTCTAACTTTCAAAACAACAGTTTTCCTTTTTAACAGCTGAATGCAGGAAACCTGCAGAGGGAAGGTTGATTTTTCAGGCAGGCCAAACTGGTTTCCCCACTAACGCATTTAATTTGTCTCTTTCAGGTCGAAGGCTTCGACGTGAAGCGAGTAGACGAGTATCATCTCACTGGAATTTTTCTGGACATGTTTGTCAAGTGGGAGCACCGACCCCCGAGCTCCACGGAGGGCCGAGGGGAGAACCGGAACGAGGCCAAAGCAGAAGGAGGATCAAAACCAGAGCAGAAAAAATCTGATGATGCTCACCATGCAGAGGGCCTGGTGAGTTAGTGAAGCACCCATCAACTCGCATTCACATGCAGGTAAAAGACGGGGAAGTCTGCCTCAGTCTGCAGGATTTCTGGTTAGTTGGCACAGGTAGGTAGTTAGTTAGTGGGAGAGGGAACCCGACCTGACCCGACCTCAGTCAAACATGTCCAAACTTTCTGAGGTGGATCTGGATGCAGCCGGGTAGTTTGAGCTGATAACCGACCCAAAGGCAAAGGTGTGTTGCCGACAGCCAATGAAAGAGAGGCTGGGAAAACGGCACCAGCTACAAGccgactttttatttttttttcttgaaagcTTTAtgtgtcctgttcataacttttatggacaggatttctagacgcagccaaggaccagagggggtctggttttggggaccagaggatttcgtctcttctttttgcagatgacgtggtcctgctggcgccctctagccaagacctacagcatgcgctgtggtggttcgcagccgagtgtgaagcggctgggatgaggatcagctcctccaagtccgaggccatggtactcgaccggaaaagggtggcttgtcctcttcaggttggaggggagttcctgcctcaagtggaggagtttaagtatctcggggtcttgttcacgagtgagggaagaatggagcgggagatcgacggacggatcggtgcggctgccgcagtaatgggggcgctgtgccggtccgttgtggtgaagagagagctgagctgaaaagcgaagctcttgatttaccggtcggtctacgttcctaccctcacctatggccatgaactttgggtcatgaccgaaagaacgagatcccggatacaagcggctgaaatgagcttcctccgtagggtggccgggcactcccttagagatagggtgaggatctcggccatccaggaggagctcggagtagagccgctgctcctccacttcgagaggagccagttgaggtggctcgggcatctataccggatgcctcctggacgccttcctcaggaggtgttccaggcacgtcccaccgggaggaggcccaggggacggcccaggacacgctggagggactatgtctcttggctggcctgggaacgccttgggctccccctggaggaactggaggaggtgtctggagagagggacgtctgggcgtctctgttgagtctgctgcccccgcgacccggtcctggataagcggaagacgacgagacgaTACAAGACTTTATTTGTGACAACATTATAAACATACACgcaaaacagcagcagctaTAATACATAAACAAATTATAATCTTAGTGAGAAAAATATAGGATATATTTTCAGTACATAATGAAGACCCTTGCTGGAATAAACCAAACCGTTCTCATGGTGAACATGAAGGTAATGGGGCTTAACTGAATAATTAGACAtttctcaataaaatatttaacagacAGATTAAATTTAGTGGACGGAAAGATAACCTGTCCAAACTGTGAGAAAATCTTCGGTTAGCGCCACCTACTGGTATTTTACTAAACTGTTGTCCTCCTGTGATCTGTGATCCATCAGCAGGTCCAGATGAATCAGTAATCTGAGGCTTATTCTTACACAGATAAGGGTCGGTTAGTTTCTGGAGCAAACATCtgtgtgttaacacaaatgACCTTGGAGGAGAAACTGTTGCTGTTTACCAATCTGGGAAGCATCATTAGattatttcaaaattattttaagttgttttttctacatttgaaaatataattaatataaGTGTAGAatatttaagacagctgctgatcTGCCCAGAGGTGGATGTCCCAGGAAATTCACCCCAGGGTCAGAAAAATGCTTCTTAGGCCACAGGCGtcagttagcatgttaaatgttaatgtttatgACAGGGCAGTTGGAGAAAGGACTGAACACATATGGCTTGTTTGGAGAGGTTGAAGGAGAAAGCCCCTGCTTTTAAAAGCAATATGGCAGCCCGACTTCGGTTTGCTGGATCTGAATGAAACACAAGACTTCTTGAATAATGTCCTTTTGGACAAACAAGACCCAGTGTGACAGCACAACCACCTTACACCAGCTGTCGAGCACGGTGGTGGAAGGATGATGATATGGGCTTGTATGGCAGCCACAGAACCTGGCACCTTATCATCTCTGAAATGACCGTGAACTCCTCTGTATTACAAAGTTTTCCTCATGtaaaatgtgagaccatctgtaCGGCAAGGTGctgcaatggcctagtcaaagtccagacctcaacctgattTAAACGCTAGGTGGTAGGGGCTTAACAGAGCAGTGCAGGAACAAATGTCAGCACGCCTGAGTGAACTGAAGCAATGTTCATAGAACAGCGAGTCCTTCAAGACGACGGGCGATAGCTCTGAGTTATTGTTGCTGATGGTGGTGCTACTGGCTGAGGGATGCTTGGTGACCTGGTGATTCCCTGCTGTGTTCTTGTGAATAAAACCTCCACTTAGAAGCTGAACTTTCATTTTACCATGATTATCGTATTTTACTCAGGTctgtgtctctggttcaggCTGACTCCAGCTACTTTCTCTCATAGAGCCGTTTAACCCTGGATGTTGGAAAAGGACTGTCGCTGGGCCAGTTATGGTTGGAGCTTTTACGTTTCTACACTCTGGAGTTTGCTCTGGAGGAGTACATCATCAGCATCCGCCTGAAGGAGCTCCTCTCCAGGGACGCGAAGAACTGGCCCCGTCGCAGGCTCGCTATTGAAGGTAAGGAAGAACTAAGTCGCAGAACCCCTCATAGTGGTCGGGAAGAGTCTCAGGAATTCACGTTTCATCTTTTTCCAGATCCATTTGCCTCGAAGAGAAATGTTGCACGAAGCTTGAACAGCCAGATGGTATTCGAGTACATCCAGGAGCGCTTCCGGACCACCTACAAATACTTCGCTTGTCCTCAGAAGAGAGGTGCAGGCGGGGGACATCAGAGGAAGAAGACGACAGGGGGACAAGGTGTGAAACTGGACGAGGCTGAGGGGAACAGAGACGGGGACAACAAGACAGGTGAAACAAGTCAGAGGGGGGTTCTGGTGTCAAAGGAGGACGGCGAATTTGACagcgatgatgatgatggttcAGATCTGTCTGGGAGATCCGGTGAGAAGAGCTTAGATGCTGGAATAATGGATATAGTCCTGAATGATGGAGGCAAGCCTTCATCTTCCCCCAACGGGCTGCTGGACAGTGAGGAGGAAGAGCAGGAAGAAGAGGACAGGAATAGGCCTGCTGCATCGGATGACCTGCACTATGTGTTCGATAAGATGATTTTCACTGGTGGGAAGGTAAATGCCACACTTCACTGGTTCAGAATAAGCAGCGTTTCATGTTTGTCTGTGTGATCCAGTAAAGGGATGGAATTTGTTTTTCCAGCCTCCGACTGTCGTGTGCAGCATCTGCAAGCGGGACGGCCACCTGAAAGACGAGTGTCCTGAAGACTTTAAGAAAATCGAGCTGAAACCTCTGCCTCCCATGAACGACCGCTTCAGGAACATTCTGGACGGGCTCTGCAGATTCTGCTATTGTGCGTACAACGCTGCATTTATCCCTCTTCATATCTATACTTCCTTTCTTTCATCCGACGCCAAACTTCTTTCGCTTAAAATGATTCCCTTTTCAAATAGTGCATGGACTTCAGGAGGATGTGTAGATTTGAGGCGTTTGCTGTTTTGCTCCGTGTGACTGAGTCTGTTTGTTGCAGATGAACTCTCACCTTCACATATTGAGCAGCAGAAGAGGGAGCAGATTCTGGCTGGTCTGGAGAGGTTCATAAGGAAGGAGTACAATGGTGAGTGTTTTACAACCATGAACAAAAATCTCACCTTATGCTTCATGACGTGAGAGAGGACACATGCATTTATTGGGAACATCTGGAGAGTGTTTTTCTATGCATGTAAACATCTAGCCAAGTTACACACATCTACGCTAACTTGTATTTACTACTGCAGGTCCTTCAAAGTGCATCCACCTGTAACTGCGTCTATTTAAGGCTAACGCGACTTCAGCAAATTAGAATATCGTcaaaagttctttttttttttaaatgaaactcctatagattcattacatatAGAATAAGATATCTCAGCCttaatttcttgtaattttggtGATTATGacagaatgaaaacccaaaattcagcaCCTCAGAAAATAGAATATTACAGATTCATAAAACATTATATttgaaacagaaatgtcaggcttctgaaaagtatgttcatttctatccactcagtacttggttggggctccttttaaTTACAGCAtcaatgctgtgtggcagggtggtgatcagcctgtggttctgctgaggtgtaatggaagcccagattgctttgatagcagcatTCAGGTCATCTAAAACCTCCTGATAGGttggctgcattgactgtggacttcatagaagccagtggaccagaaccagcagatgacatggctcccaaACGTGAATTCTACGCTTCTCCACTTTTCCTCCAGACTATGGGACCTTTATTTCCGaattaaatgcaaactttactttaatctgaaaaggactttggaccactgaagaacagtccagttctttttctccttagtccAGGTGAGGTGCTTGTTGGCCATCTGTAGGATCCATCTGCTCCTAGTGGCTCTTGATGTaccgactccagcctcagttcaCACCTTGTGAAACTCTCTCAAATTCTTGACcagattttgcttgacaatcctctcaaggctgcagttatccctgttgctggtgcgcctttttcctccaaatgttttccttccactcattTTTCTCTGAATATGTTCGGATCCAGCAGTCTGTGAACAACCAACTTCTTCagtaatgaccttttgtggcttctcCTCCTTGCGGAGGGTGTCCATGACTGTCTACTGGACATCAGTCCAGTCCACAGTCTTCTCCATGATTGTGtctcctactgacccagactgagaccaTTTAGacgctcaggaaacctttgcagatgtttttagttaattagctgattagcaGGTGACACCAGGagttcacaatattctaattttctgagacactgaatggTCAGAATTACAGGAactaaaggcttgaaatatttcagtctgtgtaataaatctatacaACATATGAGTttgactttctgaaatgagtgacacaAAATATTGAGCTATTTTCAATATTCTAATGtatttagatgtacctgtagacTGATGCAGCAGCATTATTATCTCTAGCAGATTTTGAATCAGGTTCTTCTGTTTTGGTGGTGAAATGATCCTGACCCGGTCAGCAAATCAGAATCCACCCATGACCCAGTAGCAGATTGACTCGTTTTTTTTACTGGGACTTCTGGAGCCTGAGAACATCACAGAAGATCTGAGGCCTTAGAAATGTGTCGACCCAGATCAGAGTCTGAACCTGGTCAGAGTTTCTCCCTAAACTTTGGACATATTTCTTCTTCCAACAAATCCAATTAGAAACGTCCTGGCTGCAACGTGACAAACACTGCTTGTAACCTTCTCTTCATTAATCTAGTCTTACAGCTGATCATTGTACATTTAGGTGCAAATAAGACTCATCTTTTCTGATCCGTTTATTCTGCAGATAAAGCCCAGCTCTGCTTATTTGGCTCTTCCAAGAATGGTTTTGGTTTCCGCGACAGTGACCTCGACATCTGCATGACTCTGGAGGGTCATGAGACCGCGGAGGTGGGTAGACTGCGCTCAGAACAAACGTTTCATTAAACCAGCCAATCACGCGTCATAATCTAGTTTGAATTTTAATTTCTCTGCAGAAGCTGAACTGTAAGGAGATCATCGAAGGTCTCGCAAAGGTGCTAAAGAAGCATGCAGGTGAGTTGAGCTGATTGCCCCGTTGGCGCTTCCTAAATTTTGGAAATTTGTGACAAGAACCACTGATGTTCTCCCAAATTTCACTTCACCTTCAGGTCTGAGGAACATCCTGCCTATCACCACAGCTAAAGTGCCTATTGTGAAATTTGAACACAGACAAAGCGGTCTGGAAGCAGATATCAGCCTTTATAACACATTGGTTAGTGAGGGATGcatcatctgcattaatcttaCAGCATTATACCTTCTACCAAGTTTCCAGTTGGAATTAATTTGGAGCAATCATCCCTTTAGGCTCAACACAACACCAGAATGCTGGCGACGTATGCAGCTTTGGATCCTCGGGTCCAGTTCCTGGGATACACAATGAAGGTCTTCGCAAAGGTGTGTCAAACTTTAATAGTTtactaaaaacagataaaacacaatTTCATTGTGTGGAAATACTAAAACGCTCAAATATCCGTAAGAAAATACTTGGTAATGCTGGAATCTGACTGAAATcaactcatttttatttttattccaagaaaaaaaaccatcaTGTCATGATCCGTGATCTGTGTTTTCCTTATTAATGTCGGCCTCTAAATTCTGGTGAATAGTTTTCCACTGTTCTTTGCAGACTTGGTTGAGTTCATTTTAAATTGGCTGGTTTCTGTTAATGGAGCCAGCTTTTTAGTAGAGACGCTCCAGTCCAGGATTTTTGGATTCCAACCAGATCCTGATTTTTGAATTTAGACCTTTGCAGATACCGGGTATTGGGTTCAGAAACTTTTACTTCTGCCTTTTACTTAAATACTTGCTCATGTTTTTGTTACTTCTTATTTAAGTCACAGAGCAAAGAACAAATAAGAGCGACGGCTTCTAACTTTTACAACTAGCACAGTTGGCATCATTAGCATTGCTACCTGTAGCAGCGGAACAATATTCCTGTCTTGTGTCAGTCTTCCAAAAGGCGGCCAACATTTGCAGATCATTTGTGCTCCCTGGTCCGGCTTGAAGGTCTTGATTTTGGTCAGAACCTACTCAGTCCGGGGCGAACTAAAACTGATTCCCTGTGGACAGCCACAGCCTTGCTTCTGGACAtttgcagttgttcagagatTTGTCTTAACTTGTGTAAATCCAGATGTCTTCTAATGTGCCGCAGTTACTGGAAACTAACCTGTCTGTCTTCACAGCGCTGCGACATTGGAGATGCCTCCAGAGGAAGCCTGTCGTCCTACGCCTACATCCTGATGGTGCTTTACTTCCTGCAGCAGAGACAGCCGCCAGTTATTCCCGTCCTGCAGGAGGTACCCTCCTCTGATTAGTGCCTGAAACATGAAGTGTTGTGTTCCTTTGAGTTTAAACAAGATATTTTCCAGATTTTTGATGGTAAGACAGTCCCTCAGCGGATGGTAGACGGCTGGAACGCGTTCTTTTTTGATGACATCGACAAGCTGGTGAGGTTAAGGAACAGCAGGCTGACGATTCTTCTCTGGCGTACGGTTTCAGGCTTCAGATTTGTGATGTTTGTTTCTTCTGCTTGCGCAGCGTCAGCGCCTCTCCGACCACCAGCCCAACACAGAGTCGATAGGGGAGTTGTGGCTCGGGCTGCTTCGGTTTTACACGGAAGAATTTGACTTCAAGGAGCACGTCATCAGCATCCGTCAGCAGAAACGTCTCACCACGTTCGAGAAGCAGTGGACTAGTAAATGCATCGCTATCGAAGGTGCTCGAGCAGCTCTGATTCAGCAGCATCTCCTGCCTAAATGTCTGCTCACAAATGTATTAATCAAGTTTTCTCTTCTCAGATCCCTTTGATTTGAATCATAATCTTGGTGCTGGAGTATCCCGTAAAAGTAAGTCTTAAGGGCTCATTTATATGTTTGGGTATTTCATGAAATAATGTACATGCTGAGCAACAAAAGCCACTCAGAAAAAACACTTTACCGCCTTTTTTAATCATTACTGTCTGAATTAAGACATTAAATCTGCAGTTCATCAATGGCAACCTTAAATCATCTGAGATGTTTTGGAGGTAGGTCCTGGAAAGTAAAAATGCACCAAACAGCCACCAGCCTGTCCCTGTTAAAGCAGCACAGATACATTCCAAGTTTGGTGTGTAAAAACCAAAGATTTAGCACATCGAAGGAAATTAACCTTTTAATCTTCATCAAAAATCCAGTTTTAAGGGCGTTTCAGGGAAAAAacggaaataaaatgtgtttagtttGTAGACACATTTTAGGAATAAAATTGCAGTAACCCCCACAGTTCTTAATGTTTCAAATATGTTTTCACAGATTTCTAGCAGCAAATTATCCTTTTTTGCCTCAATATATAGCACATAATATACATGTATTACTCTATTTGTATTATATATTATACCAACATTATTACAATAAAggtaaggcaagtttatttatagagcatcATCCATATTCAAAATGATCCATAGTGCTTTACAGAAAAATTTTAACTCattgaaaaacaacaataattgAATTGAACTATGTTAAAACTTGGGTATTGcatataaaaagaaacaaaattaaaatttaatttaagattTTACCTTTGCTAGAAAGCTGCTTTAAACAACAGTGATTTCAGTCTTGATTTTAAAGGAGCCAACAGTTTCTTCAGTTGAACAAAATGCGGCCTTCCATTGTTTAGTTTTTCAGTAAACAGAACTTAGATAACCTGAGAGGTTGGGTCAGAACTGACAGGTACCTCGGGTCTGAGAACAGTTGGTGCTTTGTGGGCTGAGATTTTTAAAAGCAGTCCTTTCAGATCCAAAAATCAGTTGAGTCATGCAACATTTTACATTAGCTGCAGCTGCCAGATTGTTGTTTTTACAGAGAACAGTAAAACACTGTTACATTATTCTTTTCTTTGTCCTTGACATAAATTCCTTATATctgacattatttttaaggttgCAATAGgctgatttatttaataatagaCTTTTTGGTTGAGTCCATAATTACACCTAGGTATTTTTTAGGCCTCATTGAGTTTAGCTGAGTGCTTGATCCTCTAACCTTACGTGTTTGGGACTGAAAACAATGACAACAATAAATCAATCAGGTCCAACCACTCATTGATATTAATTAGTCTTAGTTACTGGTTCTGTGGTGACACAGAAATCCAAAATATCTTTAGCATTGGTTTGGCAGGATATATTTTAATGTAGTCACCCAATTTGATGTAGAATAAAAGTGGCCTGAGAACGGAGCCCTGAGGAACCTcacatctggtttttgtttggtcaacttaatttccaaatgacataAAATGGTTTGATTTGAACCAGAACCTGAGGTCCAATTCAACACCGATGACAGGTTTATCAGATATATTCTGATAAACCTATTAATATTGTAGTTCTGTGCAGATGTGTAACAAAAATTGTGGGAAAGTACATTTAGCATCTTCAGCTTTTGCTCTCAAGCAGCATGAGGATAGACAAAAACCAAAAGCTGGAGTCACAGgacaacttttttttacaaatcattGCATGCTGGTTGATCACACATAAGATTTGACCGCTGCCCTATTCTACCCTTATTTTTCCTCCTTCAGTGACCAACTTCATCATGAAGGCCTTCATTAACGGACGCAAGCTGTTTGGAACGCCCTTTTTTCCCATCCCCGGTACTGAAGTGGTACGTCCTTCATGACACGGTTTTTCTCAAATAACATGATGACATTTGCTGACCTCCCGCTGTTTTAAATGTGCATGCCTTACTTTTGGTTTCTGCAGGAATACTTTTTTGACTCGAAGGTGTTGACAGACGGCGAGCTGGCGCCCAACGACCGGTGCTGCAGGATCTGTGGGAAGATCGGGCATTACATGAAGGACTGTCCAAAGAGACGCAGGTTGTCCCCTCTTCTTTTAGTTCCTTTGTCAACAGTGGGATAGAACAGCATTTTATCTCATATCAAACTGCAGCCGCAATATAACAAAAAATTCAGTTAATCAAATTATGCATGAAAGATAAAACCTCGTTCTCGAAGTCGTCGTCCTCCACTTTATCCCAGAccaggtcgcaggggcagcagacccagtagagacacccagacttccttCTCCGcagacaccttctccagctcctccgagggAGAGCtcgtgcatgctgtaggtcttgggtagagggggccagcaggactacgtcatctgcaaaaatgagagacgaaatccactggtccccaaacaaGACCGCTTCCAGTCCTTGGCTgccctagaaatcctgtccataaaagttatgaacagaaccggTGACAacgggcagccctgctggagtccaaacACCTGCTTCGCTTGTACAAAGAACTGATGGCccctgatccaggagtacacttttatttgttgttaaGTTACCACACCTGTCGGCGCCCTCAGGTGAAAAAGGACCTAAACAAACCGCAGGCatttatttgtgctttttgtCCCCGTTTTTGCTGCAGGGTCAAGAAGAAGGAAAACGAGAAGGATGAGGACACCAAAGAGGAAGATCGGGAACCAAAGGACAGACGTTGTTTCCAGTGTGGGGACATGGGTCACGTACGA includes the following:
- the tut4 gene encoding terminal uridylyltransferase 4 isoform X2, whose protein sequence is MDDSVSSVKAVKPSQSRGAKASCSQKPNKEGFKSTPRSKENLTAAKDERNAGSLVGRGPGSTFPDNSQDKKRGRPSRLTGRTSSGERGKGKVGNSQPQHPESKTPHPAGGSSSSANRETNTPVLPATPERALTEQAEISPGAPAREKSHAVKAAALMHPSAEEGEEVRLAEEEGLTEQQLGLRQVEERLLRDHIHRLVKPSPEYPNYQYLCKVCSVHIENVHGAYKHIKEKRHKKNMMEKQEETELRALPAPSAVQLKAVDSAVLETASQQGISEEDFEERKAVVMRMEEIIKKHLSACSLRLYGSCLTRFAFKTSDINIDVTYPSTMTQPEVLIQVLEILKNQPEYSEVESDFHAKVPAVFCRDRSSGLICKVSAGNDVACLTTNHLAALAKLEPRLVPLVLAFRYWARLCHIDCQAEGGIPSYSFALMVIFFLQQRKEPVLPVYLGSWVEGFDVKRVDEYHLTGIFLDMFVKWEHRPPSSTEGRGENRNEAKAEGGSKPEQKKSDDAHHAEGLSRLTLDVGKGLSLGQLWLELLRFYTLEFALEEYIISIRLKELLSRDAKNWPRRRLAIEDPFASKRNVARSLNSQMVFEYIQERFRTTYKYFACPQKRGAGGGHQRKKTTGGQGVKLDEAEGNRDGDNKTDLSGRSGEKSLDAGIMDIVLNDGGKPSSSPNGLLDSEEEEQEEEDRNRPAASDDLHYVFDKMIFTGGKPPTVVCSICKRDGHLKDECPEDFKKIELKPLPPMNDRFRNILDGLCRFCYYELSPSHIEQQKREQILAGLERFIRKEYNDKAQLCLFGSSKNGFGFRDSDLDICMTLEGHETAEKLNCKEIIEGLAKVLKKHAGLRNILPITTAKVPIVKFEHRQSGLEADISLYNTLAQHNTRMLATYAALDPRVQFLGYTMKVFAKRCDIGDASRGSLSSYAYILMVLYFLQQRQPPVIPVLQEIFDGKTVPQRMVDGWNAFFFDDIDKLRQRLSDHQPNTESIGELWLGLLRFYTEEFDFKEHVISIRQQKRLTTFEKQWTSKCIAIEDPFDLNHNLGAGVSRKMTNFIMKAFINGRKLFGTPFFPIPGTEVEYFFDSKVLTDGELAPNDRCCRICGKIGHYMKDCPKRRRVKKKENEKDEDTKEEDREPKDRRCFQCGDMGHVRRDCPENRHLKQRNAGAPIPHMVRSMANSQSIPIPQAAADSPGRTRQPSECSDSRQTPPYSPQPTAVPQCSPLSSGSPQTAHGKTGCVGPQKPLAHTQVPLPLFSFPTSHPGQFHPATLTALGLLPSHQSKGQPHHPVHIPSTAWPIHGPVLTSPSAAVPSPPGLKFALRSVSGNRSPTGTGGSSSSMNLNDPSIIFAQPAGRQIGVGGPGRDGLWHNHMAQPGSLMGNGTVVKSEPGHQVQFEGGSQSSRLWEHNKPPQYTLSPSWPYRMPQNFIQQGNGDFQAGKTFMGPGSVVHPNPNFPLVPHVRHPVNLNFIQQKK
- the tut4 gene encoding terminal uridylyltransferase 4 isoform X1, which gives rise to MDDSVSSVKAVKPSQSRGAKASCSQKPNKEGFKSTPRSKENLTAAKDERNAGSLVGRGPGSTFPDNSQDKKRGRPSRLTGRTSSGERGKGKVGNSQPQHPESKTPHPAGGSSSSANRETNTPVLPATPERALTEQAEISPGAPAREKSHAVKAAALMHPSAEEGEEVRLAEEEGLTEQQLGLRQVEERLLRDHIHRLVKPSPEYPNYQYLCKVCSVHIENVHGAYKHIKEKRHKKNMMEKQEETELRALPAPSAVQLKAVDSAVLETASQQGISEEDFEERKAVVMRMEEIIKKHLSACSLRLYGSCLTRFAFKTSDINIDVTYPSTMTQPEVLIQVLEILKNQPEYSEVESDFHAKVPAVFCRDRSSGLICKVSAGNDVACLTTNHLAALAKLEPRLVPLVLAFRYWARLCHIDCQAEGGIPSYSFALMVIFFLQQRKEPVLPVYLGSWVEGFDVKRVDEYHLTGIFLDMFVKWEHRPPSSTEGRGENRNEAKAEGGSKPEQKKSDDAHHAEGLSRLTLDVGKGLSLGQLWLELLRFYTLEFALEEYIISIRLKELLSRDAKNWPRRRLAIEDPFASKRNVARSLNSQMVFEYIQERFRTTYKYFACPQKRGAGGGHQRKKTTGGQGVKLDEAEGNRDGDNKTGETSQRGVLVSKEDGEFDSDDDDGSDLSGRSGEKSLDAGIMDIVLNDGGKPSSSPNGLLDSEEEEQEEEDRNRPAASDDLHYVFDKMIFTGGKPPTVVCSICKRDGHLKDECPEDFKKIELKPLPPMNDRFRNILDGLCRFCYYELSPSHIEQQKREQILAGLERFIRKEYNDKAQLCLFGSSKNGFGFRDSDLDICMTLEGHETAEKLNCKEIIEGLAKVLKKHAGLRNILPITTAKVPIVKFEHRQSGLEADISLYNTLAQHNTRMLATYAALDPRVQFLGYTMKVFAKRCDIGDASRGSLSSYAYILMVLYFLQQRQPPVIPVLQEIFDGKTVPQRMVDGWNAFFFDDIDKLRQRLSDHQPNTESIGELWLGLLRFYTEEFDFKEHVISIRQQKRLTTFEKQWTSKCIAIEDPFDLNHNLGAGVSRKMTNFIMKAFINGRKLFGTPFFPIPGTEVEYFFDSKVLTDGELAPNDRCCRICGKIGHYMKDCPKRRRVKKKENEKDEDTKEEDREPKDRRCFQCGDMGHVRRDCPENRHLKQRNAGAPIPHMVRSMANSQSIPIPQAAADSPGRTRQPSECSDSRQTPPYSPQPTAVPQCSPLSSGSPQTAHGKTGCVGPQKPLAHTQVPLPLFSFPTSHPGQFHPATLTALGLLPSHQSKGQPHHPVHIPSTAWPIHGPVLTSPSAAVPSPPGLKFALRSVSGNRSPTGTGGSSSSMNLNDPSIIFAQPAGRQIGVGGPGRDGLWHNHMAQPGSLMGNGTVVKSEPGHQVQFEGGSQSSRLWEHNKPPQYTLSPSWPYRMPQNFIQQGNGDFQAGKTFMGPGSVVHPNPNFPLVPHVRHPVNLNFIQQKK